In one Curtobacterium citreum genomic region, the following are encoded:
- a CDS encoding aminoglycoside phosphotransferase family protein encodes MPTPPAEHDVDVALVAALLRDQHPDLADLPLRVAANGWDNVLVRAGDDLAVRLPRRAAAAVLVEHEQRWLPDLAALVADVVPVPAPVRTGRPALGYPWSWSVVPWFAGTPAGPVAQGERVARALAAFVQLLHVPAPADAPVNPVRAVPLATRDAAVRARLDGPGVPRALALGEAWRTAVAAPAHHGPPVWVHGDLHPCNLLVTDDADGARRLAAVVDFGDVTAGDPAVDLATRWLTLDREARRTFTTAVAADDATWTRARGWAVAIASALATSDEHALRTVAARAIDAVLDD; translated from the coding sequence ATGCCCACTCCGCCCGCCGAACACGACGTCGACGTCGCACTCGTGGCGGCCCTGCTCCGGGACCAGCACCCCGACCTCGCGGACCTGCCGCTGCGGGTCGCCGCGAACGGCTGGGACAACGTGCTCGTGCGTGCCGGGGACGACCTGGCGGTGCGACTCCCCCGCCGCGCCGCCGCAGCCGTCCTCGTCGAGCACGAGCAGCGCTGGCTGCCGGACCTCGCGGCGCTCGTCGCGGACGTCGTCCCGGTCCCGGCGCCCGTGCGCACCGGCCGCCCCGCGCTCGGCTACCCGTGGTCGTGGAGCGTCGTCCCCTGGTTCGCGGGCACCCCGGCCGGACCGGTCGCGCAGGGCGAGCGGGTCGCCCGGGCGCTCGCCGCGTTCGTCCAGCTGCTGCACGTCCCCGCACCGGCGGACGCGCCCGTGAACCCGGTCCGTGCGGTGCCCCTCGCGACCCGCGACGCGGCGGTCCGCGCGCGCCTGGACGGACCCGGCGTGCCGCGGGCCTTGGCCTTGGGCGAGGCCTGGCGGACCGCGGTGGCCGCACCCGCGCACCACGGGCCTCCCGTCTGGGTGCACGGCGACCTGCACCCCTGCAACCTGCTCGTGACCGACGACGCCGACGGCGCACGCCGCCTGGCGGCGGTCGTCGACTTCGGCGACGTGACCGCGGGCGACCCCGCCGTGGACCTCGCGACCCGCTGGCTGACGCTCGACCGGGAGGCACGGCGCACCTTCACGACGGCCGTCGCGGCCGACGACGCCACCTGGACGCGCGCCCGGGGGTGGGCGGTCGCCATCGCCTCGGCGCTCGCCACGAGCGACGAAC
- a CDS encoding ScbR family autoregulator-binding transcription factor, translated as MAQDGRVRQQRAVATRAALIRAAAGEFDERGYRGASMDGVAERAGLTKGALYFHFRSKADIAGAVIAEQHEVSRRYAEQAALRGTTPLESLMWMSQSVATQMVREVVVSAGIRLSTDEHAVDVPRRDPYTDWMHHTATVVRRAIDAGEVDPSWDPELVGRVISPAYTGVQMVSDLLHDRADLYERLRELWSVLLSGIVTEQTRPAIPRLVAIIAPDPAPAD; from the coding sequence ATGGCGCAGGACGGCAGGGTTCGGCAGCAGCGTGCGGTGGCGACCCGGGCGGCCCTCATCCGGGCGGCCGCCGGCGAGTTCGACGAGCGCGGGTACCGCGGGGCGTCGATGGACGGGGTGGCCGAGCGCGCCGGGCTGACCAAGGGCGCGCTGTACTTCCACTTCCGCTCGAAGGCCGACATCGCCGGCGCCGTGATCGCCGAGCAGCACGAGGTCTCGCGTCGGTACGCCGAGCAGGCGGCGCTCCGCGGCACCACACCGCTCGAGTCGCTCATGTGGATGTCGCAGAGCGTCGCGACGCAGATGGTCCGCGAGGTCGTCGTGTCCGCCGGCATCCGACTGTCGACCGACGAGCACGCGGTCGACGTCCCCCGGCGCGACCCCTACACGGACTGGATGCACCACACCGCGACCGTCGTCCGCCGGGCGATCGACGCTGGCGAGGTCGACCCGTCGTGGGACCCGGAGCTCGTCGGGCGCGTGATCAGCCCCGCGTACACCGGGGTGCAGATGGTGTCGGACCTGCTGCACGACCGCGCGGACCTGTACGAGCGGCTCCGCGAACTCTGGTCGGTCCTGCTCTCCGGGATCGTCACGGAGCAGACCCGCCCGGCGATCCCCCGCCTCGTCGCGATCATCGCGCCGGACCCCGCCCCGGCCGACTGA
- a CDS encoding disulfide bond formation protein B translates to MERWRSPRTWARAGRWLLLPIAVLDWVALAPQPVVVIAFLIAVVGFAGMAAALIVRMLHRSRAAMAGLGVVLLLGGLVVLGLDPFPGTVPTLDQWWPDAITQPQVVGSAYWKTAGLGVELAGFALLGTLLVVTLTGGPDRARRSTVR, encoded by the coding sequence ATGGAGCGATGGCGGAGCCCACGGACCTGGGCACGAGCGGGTCGGTGGCTGCTGCTGCCGATCGCCGTGCTCGACTGGGTCGCGCTGGCCCCCCAGCCCGTCGTCGTGATCGCGTTCCTGATCGCCGTCGTCGGCTTCGCCGGGATGGCCGCCGCGCTCATCGTCCGGATGCTGCACCGGTCCCGGGCCGCGATGGCGGGCCTCGGGGTCGTGCTGCTGCTCGGTGGGCTCGTGGTCCTGGGGCTCGACCCGTTCCCGGGCACCGTGCCGACGCTCGACCAGTGGTGGCCGGACGCGATCACGCAGCCGCAGGTCGTCGGCAGCGCGTACTGGAAGACCGCGGGACTCGGCGTCGAGCTCGCCGGGTTCGCGCTGCTCGGCACGCTCCTGGTCGTCACGCTCACGGGCGGCCCGGACCGCGCCCGGCGCAGCACCGTCCGCTGA
- a CDS encoding GAF domain-containing protein — translation MTDQLDGADRRTAVIEALDVLGAGPEERFDRITRMTHEAFGVPLTFLNLVHHDVVTTQSTFGWHQGTSVPASEQFCATTVLTPEPMVIPDTALDPRFAHTAAVAEHGIRFYAGAPLSTLDGTRVGTLCVMDAQPREFSAADVALLRDLARWAERELVHSIERARVQRVLTGLLPEPLVLPGGTVDGLVVPHERGGDLVDWRVASDGALHATVGSVAAAGRAAALLAASARAAVVARTDVAVDAAITGLEAQLTPDLSAAGAVGSLLHVRLDPTDGRVTWADAGHGLALLARADGSVTPIRSTDRPFGLQHTGHRRTTGSADLGHGDRVVLLTAGALALAGVADVDGFADVVAAHPDDLLGHLRGLLPADGAGRDLAVVQVGRT, via the coding sequence GTGACCGACCAGCTCGACGGTGCGGACAGGCGCACCGCCGTCATCGAGGCGCTCGACGTCCTCGGCGCGGGTCCGGAGGAGCGGTTCGACCGCATCACCCGGATGACGCACGAGGCGTTCGGCGTGCCCCTGACGTTCCTCAACCTCGTCCACCACGACGTCGTCACGACGCAGTCGACCTTCGGGTGGCACCAGGGGACGAGCGTCCCGGCGAGCGAGCAGTTCTGCGCGACGACGGTGCTCACGCCCGAGCCGATGGTGATCCCCGACACGGCGCTCGACCCGCGCTTCGCCCACACCGCCGCGGTCGCCGAGCACGGCATCCGCTTCTACGCGGGCGCGCCGCTCAGCACGCTCGACGGCACCCGGGTCGGCACCCTGTGCGTGATGGACGCGCAGCCGCGTGAGTTCTCCGCCGCGGACGTCGCCCTGCTCCGTGACCTCGCGCGCTGGGCGGAGCGCGAGCTCGTCCACTCGATCGAACGCGCGCGGGTCCAGCGGGTGCTCACGGGGCTGCTGCCGGAGCCGCTCGTGCTGCCCGGCGGGACCGTGGACGGACTGGTCGTCCCGCACGAACGCGGCGGGGACCTCGTCGACTGGCGGGTCGCGTCCGACGGTGCGCTGCACGCGACGGTCGGCTCGGTGGCCGCCGCCGGTCGCGCCGCGGCGCTCCTCGCAGCCTCGGCACGCGCCGCGGTCGTCGCCCGCACGGACGTCGCGGTGGACGCGGCGATCACCGGCCTGGAGGCACAGCTCACCCCCGACCTGTCGGCCGCGGGGGCCGTCGGGTCACTGCTGCACGTGCGGCTCGACCCGACGGACGGCCGCGTCACGTGGGCGGACGCGGGCCACGGGCTCGCCCTGCTCGCCCGTGCGGACGGGTCGGTGACGCCGATCCGCTCGACGGACCGACCCTTCGGCCTGCAGCACACCGGGCACCGGCGCACCACGGGGTCGGCCGACCTCGGGCACGGGGACCGCGTCGTGCTGCTGACTGCCGGGGCGCTCGCGCTCGCCGGGGTGGCGGACGTCGACGGCTTCGCCGACGTGGTGGCCGCGCACCCGGACGACCTGCTCGGACACCTGCGCGGCCTGCTGCCGGCGGACGGTGCCGGGCGGGACCTCGCGGTCGTGCAGGTCGGGCGGACCTGA
- a CDS encoding ThuA domain-containing protein, whose protein sequence is MSAPTENRPLNIVVWNENVHESRGDETVLGHYPDGMHTVIAAALREQHPTAEVATATLQEPEHGLTAERLASTDVLFWWGHVAHDQVADEVVDRVVEAVHAGMGLVVLHSGHYSKPFTRLMGTTCSLKWRNDGERELVWTIAPEHPIAAGVPHPIVIDRQEMYGEYFDIPRPDEEVFLSTFAGGEVFRSGVAYRRGLGRVFYFSPGDQEYPVYHHPDVQRVLGNAAAWATPTSARRTLSADPHPRDWFLAGGAGTTEG, encoded by the coding sequence ATGTCAGCGCCGACCGAGAACCGTCCCCTGAACATCGTCGTCTGGAACGAGAACGTGCACGAGAGCCGCGGTGACGAGACCGTGCTCGGGCACTACCCGGACGGCATGCACACCGTGATCGCCGCCGCCCTGCGCGAGCAGCACCCGACCGCCGAGGTCGCGACCGCGACGCTGCAGGAACCCGAGCACGGCCTGACCGCGGAGCGCCTGGCGTCCACCGACGTCCTGTTCTGGTGGGGCCACGTCGCCCACGACCAGGTCGCGGACGAGGTCGTCGACCGCGTGGTCGAGGCGGTGCACGCGGGCATGGGGCTCGTGGTGCTGCACTCCGGGCACTACTCGAAGCCGTTCACCCGCCTGATGGGCACGACGTGCTCCTTGAAGTGGCGGAACGACGGGGAGCGCGAGCTCGTCTGGACGATCGCGCCGGAGCACCCGATCGCCGCCGGCGTCCCGCACCCGATCGTCATCGACCGCCAGGAGATGTACGGCGAGTACTTCGACATCCCGCGCCCCGACGAGGAGGTCTTCCTGTCGACCTTCGCCGGCGGAGAGGTGTTCCGGTCCGGCGTCGCCTACCGTCGTGGCCTCGGCCGGGTCTTCTACTTCTCGCCCGGCGACCAGGAGTACCCCGTCTACCACCACCCGGACGTCCAGCGGGTGCTCGGGAACGCCGCTGCCTGGGCCACCCCGACCTCGGCGCGCCGGACGCTCAGCGCGGACCCCCACCCGCGGGACTGGTTCCTCGCCGGTGGAGCGGGTACAACGGAGGGGTGA
- a CDS encoding DUF3817 domain-containing protein: protein MTPRSLFRAAAVAELVTWTLLIAGMVLKYGLDAGDWGVRIGGSVHGFVFLAYLVVTTVVAVNQRWSAGALVLGWASAVVPYATVPFEVAVARRGMLEGVWRRSPDGRSGVWDRLLFFVVRRPAVAAGIGVVAVALVFSALLVVGPPVPSRG, encoded by the coding sequence ATGACTCCCCGATCCCTGTTCCGTGCCGCCGCGGTGGCCGAACTCGTGACCTGGACGCTGCTCATCGCCGGGATGGTCCTGAAGTACGGGCTGGACGCCGGCGACTGGGGAGTGCGGATCGGCGGGAGCGTGCACGGCTTCGTGTTCCTGGCGTACCTGGTCGTGACGACGGTCGTCGCGGTGAACCAGCGCTGGTCGGCGGGGGCGCTCGTGCTCGGGTGGGCGAGCGCGGTCGTGCCCTACGCCACGGTGCCGTTCGAGGTCGCGGTCGCCCGGCGCGGGATGCTCGAGGGGGTATGGCGCCGCTCGCCGGACGGTCGCTCGGGCGTGTGGGACCGCCTGCTGTTCTTCGTGGTGCGCCGGCCCGCGGTGGCGGCGGGCATCGGGGTCGTCGCGGTGGCGCTCGTGTTCTCGGCGCTGCTGGTGGTCGGGCCGCCGGTGCCGTCGCGGGGCTGA
- a CDS encoding NADP-dependent isocitrate dehydrogenase — protein sequence MAKIIYTLTDEAPFLATHSFLPVVEAFARTAGVDVETRDISLSGRIIAQFPERLSDEQRLDDALAELGELAKTPEANIIKLPNISASIPQLKAAIKELQAQGYDLPAYPDEPTTDEERDVRARYDRVKGSAVNPVLREGNSDRRAPLSVKNYARKHPHRMGAWSADSKTNVVTMGVDDFRSNEQSWIAPAGDTLTIEFVGQDGETTVLKQSIPVLAGEVVDGTVLHVRALEAFLRDQIAAAQEQGVLFSVHLKATMMKVSDPIIFGHVIRAFFPSVFERFGADLAAAGLNPNDGLGSILAGLDSVPNGAEIKQAFADGIDAGPELAMVDSDKGITNLHVPSDVIVDASMPAMIRTSGHMWGPDGEEHDTLAVIPDSSYAGIYQAVIEDCRANGAFDPSTMGSVPNVGLMAQKAEEYGSHDKTFEVPGAGRVRVVTSGGETVIEHEVEQGDIWRACQTKDVAIRDWVKLAVTRARATGSPAVFWLDETRAHDANLIGLVRTYLGDHDTDGLQIEVMSPEDAMRFSLERIRRGEDTISVTGNVLRDYLTDLFPIMELGTSAKMLSVVPLLGGGGLFETGAGGSAPKHVQQLVEQDYLRWDSLGEFLALAVSFEHLAGVTGNARAKVLADTLDRATGTFLDENKSPGRKIGTIDNRGSHFYLAKYWADELARQTEDAELAAAFQGLAATLDEHEQTIVDELVAVQGKPADIGGYYRPDDAKTSAVMRPSATLNEALAAL from the coding sequence ATGGCCAAGATCATCTACACCCTCACCGACGAGGCACCGTTCCTCGCGACCCACTCGTTCCTCCCGGTCGTCGAGGCCTTCGCCCGTACGGCCGGCGTCGACGTCGAGACGCGGGACATCTCGCTGTCCGGCCGGATCATCGCCCAGTTCCCCGAGCGCCTCAGTGACGAGCAGCGCCTGGACGACGCCCTGGCCGAGCTCGGCGAGCTCGCGAAGACGCCCGAGGCGAACATCATCAAGCTGCCGAACATCTCGGCGTCGATCCCGCAGCTCAAGGCCGCGATCAAGGAACTGCAGGCGCAGGGCTACGACCTGCCCGCCTACCCCGACGAGCCCACCACGGACGAGGAGCGCGACGTCCGCGCCCGCTACGACCGCGTCAAGGGCAGCGCCGTCAACCCGGTGCTCCGCGAGGGCAACTCGGACCGCCGCGCGCCGCTGTCGGTGAAGAACTACGCCAGGAAGCACCCGCACCGCATGGGTGCGTGGAGCGCCGACTCGAAGACGAACGTCGTGACGATGGGCGTGGACGACTTCCGCTCGAACGAGCAGTCGTGGATCGCCCCCGCCGGCGACACCCTGACCATCGAGTTCGTCGGCCAGGACGGCGAGACCACGGTCCTGAAGCAGTCGATCCCCGTCCTCGCCGGCGAGGTCGTCGACGGCACGGTGCTGCACGTCCGGGCGCTCGAGGCGTTCCTCCGTGACCAGATCGCCGCCGCGCAGGAGCAGGGCGTCCTGTTCTCCGTGCACCTCAAGGCCACGATGATGAAGGTCTCCGACCCGATCATCTTCGGCCACGTCATCCGCGCGTTCTTCCCGTCCGTGTTCGAGCGCTTCGGCGCCGACCTCGCCGCCGCCGGGCTCAACCCGAACGACGGTCTCGGCTCGATCCTCGCCGGGCTGGACAGCGTGCCGAACGGCGCCGAGATCAAGCAGGCGTTCGCGGACGGCATCGACGCCGGCCCCGAGCTCGCGATGGTCGACTCGGACAAGGGCATCACGAACCTGCACGTCCCGAGCGACGTCATCGTCGACGCCTCGATGCCCGCGATGATCCGCACCTCCGGCCACATGTGGGGCCCGGACGGCGAGGAGCACGACACCCTCGCGGTCATCCCCGACTCGAGCTACGCCGGCATCTACCAGGCCGTCATCGAGGACTGCCGCGCGAACGGCGCCTTCGACCCGTCGACCATGGGATCGGTGCCGAACGTCGGGCTCATGGCGCAGAAGGCCGAGGAGTACGGCTCGCACGACAAGACCTTCGAGGTCCCGGGTGCCGGTCGCGTCCGCGTGGTCACGAGCGGCGGCGAGACCGTCATCGAGCACGAGGTCGAGCAGGGCGACATCTGGCGCGCGTGCCAGACCAAGGACGTGGCGATCCGCGACTGGGTGAAGCTCGCGGTCACGCGTGCCCGCGCCACGGGTTCGCCCGCCGTGTTCTGGCTCGACGAGACCCGTGCGCACGACGCCAACCTGATCGGGCTCGTCCGCACGTACCTCGGCGACCACGACACCGACGGCCTGCAGATCGAGGTCATGTCGCCCGAGGACGCGATGCGCTTCTCGCTCGAGCGCATCCGTCGCGGCGAGGACACCATCTCGGTCACGGGCAACGTCCTCCGCGACTACCTCACCGACCTGTTCCCGATCATGGAGCTCGGCACCTCGGCGAAGATGCTCTCGGTCGTCCCGCTGCTCGGTGGCGGCGGGTTGTTCGAGACCGGTGCCGGCGGCTCGGCCCCGAAGCACGTGCAGCAGCTCGTCGAGCAGGACTACCTGCGCTGGGACTCCCTCGGTGAGTTCCTCGCGCTCGCGGTGTCGTTCGAGCACCTCGCGGGTGTGACGGGCAACGCGCGGGCGAAGGTCCTCGCGGACACGCTCGACCGCGCCACGGGCACGTTCCTCGACGAGAACAAGTCCCCGGGCCGCAAGATCGGCACGATCGACAACCGCGGCAGCCACTTCTACCTGGCGAAGTACTGGGCTGACGAGCTCGCCCGCCAGACCGAGGACGCCGAACTCGCAGCGGCGTTCCAGGGCCTCGCGGCGACGCTCGACGAGCACGAGCAGACCATCGTCGACGAACTCGTGGCCGTCCAGGGCAAGCCCGCCGACATCGGCGGGTACTACCGGCCGGACGACGCCAAGACGAGCGCCGTGATGCGCCCGTCGGCGACGCTCAACGAGGCGCTGGCCGCGCTGTAG
- a CDS encoding M23 family metallopeptidase, which produces MTTTHDHDQQQPGTPVVHLSRRAALEAERAAARKPARRPRSARPRITHTDAPGAPVASARAVTTAAPAAATPASTAAAPAPTAATPAPTTKRAGERTAAARVATEHVDARITKVVRRRSSAPVQAVPRASRPTRSHRASRITLTSAAAALAMFAASAMPAHASVGSSTATSTIAPIIRTQDYAVTQAVAANGLDRDGFTVGGGTAGSPGTSVSYGGEVRSPFPGPVRMSSGFGYRSAPCGACSSLHQGLDFNPGMGAPIGAVAAGKVRVSGTYFSYGTAVIIDHVIDGRKVATLYGHMIPGSSPLKAGDTVEAGEFIGKVGSSGVSTGAHLHLEVLMDGVTPIDPEAWLEARIGRSLTT; this is translated from the coding sequence ATGACGACGACACACGACCACGACCAGCAGCAGCCGGGGACCCCGGTCGTGCACCTGTCCCGTCGCGCTGCCCTCGAGGCCGAGCGCGCCGCGGCCCGGAAGCCCGCACGCCGCCCCCGCTCCGCCCGCCCCCGCATCACGCACACCGACGCTCCCGGCGCCCCCGTTGCCTCCGCTCGGGCGGTCACGACCGCCGCTCCCGCAGCTGCGACACCCGCCTCGACCGCTGCGGCCCCCGCCCCGACGGCTGCGACCCCCGCACCGACCACGAAGCGCGCGGGTGAGCGCACCGCCGCCGCCCGCGTCGCCACCGAGCACGTGGACGCCCGGATCACCAAGGTCGTCCGCCGCCGGAGCTCTGCGCCGGTGCAGGCCGTCCCCCGTGCCTCCCGGCCGACCCGCAGCCACCGCGCCAGCCGCATCACGCTCACCAGCGCGGCAGCGGCCCTCGCGATGTTCGCCGCGTCGGCGATGCCGGCGCACGCGAGCGTCGGGTCGTCGACCGCGACGTCGACCATCGCGCCGATCATCCGCACGCAGGACTACGCGGTGACCCAGGCCGTCGCTGCGAACGGTCTCGACCGCGACGGGTTCACCGTCGGCGGCGGCACGGCCGGTTCACCCGGCACGTCGGTGTCCTACGGCGGCGAGGTCCGGTCGCCGTTCCCCGGTCCGGTGCGGATGAGCTCGGGCTTCGGGTACCGCTCCGCACCGTGCGGCGCCTGCTCGTCCCTGCACCAGGGGCTCGACTTCAACCCGGGCATGGGGGCGCCGATCGGTGCCGTCGCCGCGGGCAAGGTCCGGGTCTCCGGCACGTACTTCTCGTACGGCACGGCGGTCATCATCGACCACGTCATCGACGGCCGGAAGGTCGCGACGCTGTACGGGCACATGATCCCGGGCTCGTCGCCGCTCAAGGCCGGCGACACGGTCGAGGCGGGGGAGTTCATCGGCAAGGTCGGGTCCTCCGGGGTCTCGACCGGGGCGCATCTGCACCTCGAGGTCCTGATGGACGGCGTCACCCCGATCGACCCCGAAGCGTGGCTCGAAGCCCGGATCGGCCGCTCCCTGACGACCTGA
- a CDS encoding hemolysin family protein codes for MGTDTWIAFGLVILFVLVGGVFAAAEIALVSLRESQLQQLERRGSRGARVAALGRDPNRFLSAVQIGVTVAGFFSAAYGASSIAPDVAPLLMGIGLDRGAAEAIALVLMTLVIAYLSLVFGELVPKRLALQRAEGFSMAVAPTLDRFATAMRPVIWVLSKTTNAVVRLLGGDPDARSESMSTEELRGLVEDHDAIDAQGRRIARSALDAGDRILRESMRPWYDVSTIDAAMTIADATDHAIEVGHTRYLVTAGSRDDVAGFVHLRDLLRPADPTASVATLVRPVLALPETKSLSGAIADMRTDGHQIALVVDEYGGSSGMVTLEALLEDLVGRIRDEYDEPAAETDGIDGATVLEDLAADGGPELPDGDYETVGGLVQVRLDRVPRVGDVVEAGDHRLEVTAMHGHRVARVRITPRVPAPAEPPAPVAQV; via the coding sequence ATGGGCACCGACACCTGGATCGCCTTCGGGCTCGTCATCCTCTTCGTGCTCGTCGGCGGCGTGTTCGCCGCCGCCGAGATCGCCCTCGTCTCGCTCCGTGAGTCCCAGCTGCAGCAACTCGAACGCCGTGGCTCCCGCGGGGCCCGGGTCGCCGCGCTCGGCCGGGACCCGAACCGGTTCCTGTCCGCCGTGCAGATCGGCGTCACGGTGGCGGGGTTCTTCTCGGCCGCCTACGGTGCGTCGTCGATCGCCCCGGACGTGGCCCCGCTGCTGATGGGGATCGGGCTCGACCGGGGCGCCGCCGAGGCGATCGCCCTCGTGCTGATGACCCTCGTCATCGCGTACCTGTCGCTCGTGTTCGGCGAGCTCGTCCCGAAGCGGCTCGCCCTGCAGCGCGCCGAGGGCTTCTCGATGGCCGTCGCACCGACGCTCGACCGCTTCGCGACCGCCATGCGCCCGGTCATCTGGGTGCTGTCGAAGACCACGAACGCCGTCGTCCGGCTGCTCGGCGGCGACCCGGACGCCCGCAGCGAGTCGATGAGCACCGAGGAGCTCCGCGGCCTGGTCGAGGACCACGACGCCATCGACGCACAGGGACGCCGGATCGCCCGGAGCGCCCTCGACGCCGGCGACCGGATCCTCCGCGAGTCGATGCGCCCCTGGTACGACGTCTCGACGATCGACGCCGCGATGACGATCGCCGACGCCACGGACCACGCCATCGAGGTCGGCCACACCCGGTACCTCGTGACCGCGGGCTCCCGCGACGACGTCGCCGGCTTCGTGCACCTCCGCGACCTCCTGCGCCCCGCCGACCCGACCGCGTCGGTCGCCACCCTCGTGCGGCCGGTGCTCGCCCTGCCGGAGACGAAGTCGCTCTCCGGCGCGATCGCCGACATGCGGACCGACGGACACCAGATCGCCCTCGTCGTGGACGAGTACGGCGGCAGCTCCGGCATGGTCACGCTCGAGGCGTTGCTCGAGGACCTCGTCGGTCGCATCCGCGACGAGTACGACGAGCCCGCGGCCGAGACCGACGGCATCGACGGCGCGACGGTGCTCGAGGACCTCGCCGCCGACGGTGGCCCGGAGCTGCCCGACGGCGACTACGAGACCGTCGGCGGGCTCGTGCAGGTCCGCCTCGACCGGGTGCCCCGCGTCGGTGACGTTGTCGAGGCCGGGGACCACCGGCTCGAGGTCACCGCCATGCACGGTCACCGTGTCGCGCGGGTGCGGATCACCCCCCGCGTGCCCGCGCCGGCAGAGCCGCCCGCCCCGGTCGCCCAGGTCTGA
- a CDS encoding helix-turn-helix transcriptional regulator codes for MGIDVRNEIRDFLSSRRARLTPDLVGMPSFGGGVRRVPGLRRHEVAMLAGVSVDYYTRLERGSLKGVSDSVLEGLAGALQLDEDERVHLFDLARLANAGVKVMHRNVPTRVRPGVQRLLDAITGAPAWVRNERGDVVATNELGRALYAPMFAGPGRPVNTARFTFLDPAAREFFPDWAATARDAVAVLRAAAVANPCEPGLVTLVGELSTRSEEFRTWWAAHDVRLHRRGKKRIAHPIVGELELDFEALELVADPGLTMFSYSAEPGSESERSLALLGTWAATERAEQYAAVRAGDAEDDR; via the coding sequence ATGGGCATCGACGTGCGCAACGAGATCCGTGACTTCCTGTCCTCACGGCGAGCGCGACTCACTCCGGACCTGGTCGGCATGCCGTCGTTCGGCGGTGGGGTCCGACGCGTGCCGGGACTGCGGCGGCACGAGGTCGCCATGCTCGCGGGGGTGAGCGTCGACTACTACACGCGGCTCGAACGCGGCTCGTTGAAGGGCGTCTCGGACAGCGTGCTCGAGGGCCTCGCCGGAGCGCTGCAGCTCGACGAGGACGAGCGCGTGCATCTGTTCGACCTCGCGCGACTGGCGAACGCCGGCGTGAAGGTCATGCACCGGAACGTCCCGACCCGGGTGCGTCCGGGTGTGCAGCGGCTGCTCGACGCGATCACCGGTGCGCCCGCGTGGGTGCGGAACGAGCGCGGGGACGTCGTCGCCACGAACGAGCTGGGCCGGGCGCTGTACGCCCCGATGTTCGCCGGACCCGGGCGTCCGGTGAACACCGCGCGCTTCACGTTCCTCGACCCGGCGGCTCGCGAGTTCTTCCCGGACTGGGCGGCGACGGCACGCGACGCCGTGGCAGTGCTCCGTGCGGCTGCCGTCGCGAACCCGTGCGAGCCCGGCCTGGTGACCCTGGTCGGCGAGCTGTCCACGCGGAGCGAGGAGTTCCGCACGTGGTGGGCGGCGCACGACGTACGCCTGCACCGACGCGGGAAGAAGCGGATCGCGCACCCGATCGTCGGGGAGCTCGAACTCGACTTCGAGGCGCTCGAGCTCGTCGCGGACCCCGGTCTGACGATGTTCTCGTACTCGGCCGAGCCCGGGAGCGAGTCCGAGCGGTCGCTGGCGCTGCTCGGGACCTGGGCCGCGACGGAGCGGGCGGAGCAGTACGCCGCGGTGCGTGCCGGTGACGCCGAGGACGACCGCTAG
- a CDS encoding SAM-dependent methyltransferase codes for MIGAASDRDRRPEPVFARAVRAAVGPARTVLALDGTPYAPADREVVSVGLDGPLPSADAAVVALSPGVWPAVQARLAEIRRAVTGPVVVLTVDPERVQDHWLIEYAPAVSAAWAEGYPGLDRLAAALGGTVESTRLPVPFTCVAVFPETFYARPERLLDSATRAADPAWDAVDDLTARRSVAALRTALETGEWDRRHGHLRRRPTYDGSVVLVRSA; via the coding sequence GTGATCGGCGCAGCCTCCGACCGGGACCGCCGTCCCGAGCCCGTGTTCGCCCGGGCCGTGCGCGCCGCCGTCGGCCCCGCACGCACGGTGCTCGCGCTCGACGGGACGCCGTACGCCCCGGCCGACCGCGAGGTCGTCAGCGTGGGCCTCGACGGTCCGCTGCCGTCGGCGGACGCGGCGGTGGTCGCGCTGTCCCCGGGTGTGTGGCCCGCGGTGCAGGCACGACTCGCAGAGATCCGCCGTGCCGTCACGGGCCCGGTCGTCGTGCTGACGGTCGACCCCGAGCGCGTGCAGGACCACTGGCTGATCGAGTACGCCCCCGCCGTGAGCGCCGCGTGGGCCGAGGGGTACCCGGGACTCGACCGCCTGGCCGCAGCGCTCGGCGGAACGGTCGAGAGCACGCGGCTGCCGGTCCCGTTCACGTGCGTCGCAGTATTCCCGGAGACGTTCTACGCCCGACCGGAGCGGCTGCTGGACTCCGCCACCCGGGCGGCGGACCCGGCGTGGGACGCGGTCGACGACCTCACCGCCCGTCGCTCGGTGGCCGCGCTGCGCACCGCGCTCGAGACGGGCGAGTGGGACCGACGGCACGGACACCTGCGGCGCCGGCCGACGTACGACGGGTCCGTCGTGCTCGTGCGCTCGGCTTGA